The following coding sequences are from one Achromobacter sp. B7 window:
- the stbB gene encoding StbB family protein has product MKIATVNYSGSVGKTVTTSHLLAPRIPEAEIIAVESTNESAADLGLDVEQMRGGQFGRLFRKLLMAEAAIVDVGASNIEDFLAELVKYDQAHLEIDYYVLPVVTSGKAQRETIKTIQVLAQMGVPPDRVRVLFNRVDSDVREEFAAIFGYAVQSGDFRANPEAAIFENEVFDLLANKRTTIKEILADPRDYRQELRQADRDDVKLVSHLSDMHALQSLARPVDRQLDKAFDALFM; this is encoded by the coding sequence ATGAAAATCGCAACCGTCAACTATTCCGGCTCCGTCGGCAAAACCGTCACGACCAGCCACCTTCTGGCGCCCCGCATTCCGGAAGCCGAAATTATCGCCGTTGAGTCGACCAACGAAAGCGCTGCCGATCTCGGTCTGGATGTCGAACAGATGCGTGGGGGACAGTTCGGCCGCCTTTTTCGCAAGCTGCTCATGGCGGAAGCTGCAATCGTCGACGTCGGTGCCTCCAACATCGAGGACTTCCTGGCCGAGCTGGTGAAGTACGACCAGGCGCATCTCGAGATCGATTACTACGTGCTGCCCGTGGTCACTTCCGGTAAAGCGCAGCGGGAAACGATCAAAACGATCCAGGTTCTCGCGCAGATGGGTGTGCCGCCAGACCGCGTACGCGTGCTCTTCAATCGCGTCGATTCCGACGTGCGTGAGGAGTTCGCCGCCATCTTCGGATACGCCGTGCAGTCCGGCGATTTTCGCGCCAATCCTGAAGCAGCGATCTTTGAGAACGAGGTGTTCGATCTGCTGGCCAACAAGCGCACAACGATCAAAGAGATCCTCGCCGACCCGCGCGACTACCGCCAGGAGCTGCGCCAAGCTGATCGTGACGACGTGAAGCTCGTCAGCCATCTCAGCGACATGCACGCCCTACAGTCCCTGGCGCGTCCTGTTGACCGGCAGTTGGACAAGGCATTCGACGCCCTCTTCATGTAG
- a CDS encoding type IV secretion system DNA-binding domain-containing protein: protein MAPDIRRRIIKFVLLFLPLSAWLLTAKIMSGIPLSHVTWLVLSHWVISTPDYPALIAAPSIGFVLALAISLTLKKYSTKEGFDGAGYKKHIRGTEVVPVKKLAQLCTEKGKAQIDVAGIPMPTGIENLHLLLNGATGSGKSVLLRALAFSALKRGNRCVIVDPNGDLYSKFGRAEDVLLNPYDARTEGWSFFNEIRADFDWKRLALSIVPLGKDANAEEWNEYGRLLLRETARKLHSLGTPSVEELFRWCTIASDNDLRTFLSGTLAESLFAGSAEASKALTSSRFVLSKYLAEHVSVPQGKFSIRDWMDTGTGSLFITWREDMMEALKPLVSAWVDVFLSAVLSLPEDLQRRWWTYLDEIPSLEKLASIQDGLTKGRKQGLGVVAGLQAVSQLRDIYGADKAQTLRASFRSLVVLGGSKTDPETAEEMSKALGEHEVARPEYTDSRNPGSSRNTSERMVRSTERVVTPAQIQSLPDLTGWVAFAGDRPIAKFVLQPMTFAVRNAPFVEAKRAGAHRMAKSPADDPQSWSPVDLPEDPTMAA from the coding sequence ATGGCACCCGACATACGCCGGCGAATCATCAAATTCGTCCTCTTATTCCTGCCCCTTTCTGCGTGGCTTCTCACTGCCAAGATCATGTCAGGCATTCCGCTATCGCACGTTACCTGGCTAGTCCTGTCGCATTGGGTCATATCGACGCCGGACTACCCAGCTCTGATCGCGGCGCCGAGCATCGGCTTCGTTCTGGCCCTGGCAATCTCGCTCACGCTCAAAAAATACTCGACCAAAGAAGGCTTTGACGGCGCGGGGTACAAGAAGCACATACGCGGCACCGAAGTAGTCCCGGTAAAAAAGCTCGCTCAACTGTGCACCGAAAAAGGGAAGGCACAGATCGACGTTGCAGGCATCCCAATGCCAACCGGTATCGAAAACTTGCACCTTCTTCTGAACGGTGCGACCGGCAGTGGTAAATCGGTCCTACTGCGTGCGCTAGCCTTCTCTGCACTGAAGCGCGGAAACCGGTGCGTCATCGTCGATCCAAACGGGGACCTTTACAGCAAATTCGGACGGGCCGAGGACGTCTTACTCAATCCATACGACGCTCGTACGGAGGGCTGGTCCTTCTTCAACGAGATCCGCGCGGACTTTGACTGGAAGCGGCTTGCGCTCTCCATCGTACCCCTCGGGAAGGACGCTAATGCAGAGGAATGGAACGAATATGGTCGCCTGCTTTTGCGCGAAACTGCGCGCAAGCTGCATTCGCTAGGAACGCCCTCTGTGGAAGAGTTGTTTCGCTGGTGCACCATAGCATCGGACAACGACCTCCGAACCTTCCTCTCCGGAACCCTTGCTGAATCGCTGTTTGCCGGATCCGCCGAGGCGAGCAAGGCGCTTACGAGCTCTCGATTCGTGTTGTCCAAGTACCTTGCCGAGCACGTAAGTGTGCCGCAAGGTAAGTTCAGCATCCGTGACTGGATGGACACTGGCACGGGCAGTCTGTTTATCACGTGGCGCGAAGACATGATGGAGGCCCTAAAACCGCTCGTGTCTGCGTGGGTGGACGTCTTCTTGTCGGCGGTGCTTTCTCTGCCCGAAGATCTTCAAAGACGGTGGTGGACTTACCTGGATGAAATCCCGTCGTTGGAAAAGCTCGCCTCGATCCAAGACGGTTTGACCAAGGGCCGCAAGCAAGGACTGGGAGTGGTGGCCGGTCTGCAGGCGGTGTCCCAGCTTAGGGACATCTACGGTGCAGATAAAGCGCAGACCCTTCGCGCTAGTTTCCGCTCTCTCGTGGTGCTTGGTGGGTCGAAGACCGATCCAGAAACGGCCGAAGAGATGTCGAAGGCCCTGGGTGAGCACGAAGTGGCGCGGCCGGAGTATACCGACAGCCGTAATCCCGGCAGTTCGCGCAACACCAGCGAACGCATGGTTCGCTCTACCGAACGAGTGGTGACGCCTGCGCAAATCCAGTCGCTGCCCGATCTAACCGGCTGGGTTGCCTTCGCTGGTGATCGGCCGATTGCCAAGTTCGTTCTACAACCAATGACCTTCGCGGTACGAAATGCCCCGTTTGTAGAGGCGAAGCGCGCCGGAGCCCACAGGATGGCAAAGTCGCCAGCTGACGACCCCCAATCATGGTCGCCGGTGGATCTGCCCGAAGATCCGACCATGGCCGCATAA
- a CDS encoding helix-turn-helix domain-containing protein yields the protein MSVEASKWARMADVQKSSSKLVLLNLAQLVRYDADHWTVFASIDYLAKVTHLNRKTVIEALGRLRDLGAIQDTGRRAGDNRSSIVYRLCPNAVPLIDLAATGAVAGGESQAAQQDLALQDGFEVDDGNAPPASPADDRETNANPSGPSERGGATVDESLSLPKGDAPSPHCGGTGGSFYSVCESTEATGAGFAAACFPTSPAAGHRPASKAPRGAKRKGRKRPPEARGAGAGPTRLPASWSLPEQWRSWTQEQRPLWTQEKIDAMAATFSAYMRSRPGELGMSPDWFESWRLWVFRERDAGETAGMAWQNSWTGIVATGKKLGVEQAPNEPPPHFKARVFLAAGLVPSH from the coding sequence ATGAGCGTCGAAGCATCCAAATGGGCCAGAATGGCCGACGTCCAGAAATCCTCATCCAAGCTCGTGTTGCTGAACCTGGCACAGCTCGTTCGTTACGATGCCGACCACTGGACGGTTTTCGCATCGATCGACTACCTGGCCAAGGTCACGCATCTAAATCGCAAGACGGTCATCGAAGCCCTTGGCCGCCTTCGCGACTTGGGCGCGATCCAGGACACAGGGCGACGTGCAGGCGACAACCGTAGCAGCATAGTTTATCGCTTGTGCCCGAATGCGGTCCCTCTGATCGACCTTGCGGCTACCGGCGCCGTCGCTGGCGGCGAATCGCAGGCAGCGCAGCAAGACCTGGCGCTGCAGGACGGCTTTGAGGTTGACGATGGAAACGCGCCGCCGGCATCTCCGGCCGACGACCGCGAGACGAATGCCAACCCAAGCGGGCCGTCAGAGCGGGGTGGGGCCACAGTTGACGAGTCGCTGTCTCTTCCCAAGGGGGACGCACCTTCGCCGCACTGCGGCGGGACGGGCGGGAGTTTTTATTCAGTGTGCGAATCAACCGAAGCAACGGGGGCTGGCTTCGCAGCTGCATGCTTTCCCACTTCCCCTGCCGCAGGGCACAGGCCTGCCAGCAAGGCGCCCAGGGGAGCCAAGCGAAAGGGCCGAAAGCGCCCGCCCGAAGCGCGCGGTGCCGGCGCTGGCCCGACCAGACTTCCAGCGAGCTGGAGCCTGCCGGAACAGTGGCGAAGTTGGACGCAGGAGCAGCGGCCGCTTTGGACGCAGGAGAAGATCGACGCCATGGCCGCCACCTTCAGCGCCTACATGCGGTCCAGACCCGGAGAACTGGGCATGTCACCCGACTGGTTCGAGTCATGGCGGCTCTGGGTTTTCCGGGAACGCGACGCCGGAGAGACGGCGGGCATGGCCTGGCAGAACAGTTGGACCGGCATCGTGGCCACCGGCAAGAAGCTCGGCGTTGAGCAGGCTCCGAACGAGCCGCCGCCCCATTTCAAGGCGCGCGTATTCCTCGCCGCCGGACTCGTGCCGTCCCATTAA